From a single Planococcus shenhongbingii genomic region:
- a CDS encoding GntR family transcriptional regulator — protein sequence MGIEKRGISDQVLRHLRRKIMLNEIQEGGYLRETELSIELNVSRGPIREALAKLEAENLVKKNSNGRTVVKKFGLKDIANLYDSRILLESHALTQIEKDVLENKKDLLYRYVDQMQESYERRSRNVDSDLAFHGLLVHMTKNNTLIQLWTSLSGMLETLIEITNEYTEPQQQEIIHDHILLADALVAGDVEKAQELLTIHLKEASEYFCDAVQKLSTGGIKHA from the coding sequence ATGGGGATTGAAAAACGCGGCATAAGCGACCAGGTCCTTAGGCATTTGCGCAGGAAAATCATGCTGAATGAAATCCAGGAAGGAGGGTATTTGCGGGAAACGGAGCTTTCAATTGAATTGAATGTCAGTAGAGGCCCTATTCGGGAAGCGCTGGCAAAATTGGAGGCAGAAAACCTGGTGAAGAAAAATTCGAACGGCCGGACTGTGGTTAAAAAATTCGGCTTGAAGGATATTGCCAATCTGTACGACAGCAGAATTTTACTGGAGAGCCATGCGCTTACTCAAATTGAGAAAGACGTGCTGGAGAATAAGAAAGACTTGCTGTACCGGTATGTTGATCAGATGCAGGAATCGTACGAACGGAGATCCAGAAACGTGGATTCCGATTTGGCGTTTCACGGTTTGCTGGTCCATATGACGAAAAATAATACCTTGATCCAGCTTTGGACTTCTTTAAGCGGGATGCTCGAAACACTTATTGAAATCACCAATGAGTATACAGAGCCGCAGCAGCAAGAGATCATTCACGACCACATCCTACTGGCGGATGCGCTTGTTGCTGGAGACGTTGAAAAAGCGCAGGAATTGCTCACCATCCATTTGAAAGAAGCATCGGAATACTTTTGTGACGCAGTACAAAAACTAAGCACTGGAGGAATAAAACATGCCTGA